In the genome of Carya illinoinensis cultivar Pawnee chromosome 13, C.illinoinensisPawnee_v1, whole genome shotgun sequence, the window aaagaaaaaatattccACCAATTTTTTGTGATTGAATTTTggctaaaaaaggaaaaaacaaaatttctatCTTTTGATTCATCAATTTCCATCTATTAATTAGGGAATCTTGGCCTAAACTTTGAGTTTTTTGGTATCATATTTCTCTTGGTAAGCTATTTTTTGTTCATGGTGTTTGTGCTTTCTTTGATATCTTGAGCTGGTATTTATCATTGACAAAGTTTTTCTGACATCCTCCgtactcttattttaaattcattttgatTTCTCTGGAATCAAATTATACATTGCGTCAcaccaaaatgaaaaaaaaaaaatggtattaaTGTATGACCAGTTTTAGAAtactcattttcaaattttgaattctgCTTAAGAGTTTTGATACACAGTCATTTTTGTATACTCTTTGCacactttattaatatgattgaccaAAAcggttattttatattaaaaaaagtgatgcaaccaatcacattaataaagtgtgtaaaagtgactgtatatagaatttttatctACTCAATTGGAAAATGATGATGTTCCAAAAGCAAGTTGGAGGGGTGGGAAAAGTAAAGTTTAGTGTGGATTCTTAACTAGTGGATTTTCCACTTATTGCATTCTaagtcaaaagaaaaatgaaaaaatggcaaaaaaaaaaaaatcataaaatacaaAGACCAATGcgaaaagagtaatgttatacacgACACtcttatcatttaaaataagatgtgacatattcattaccattaaatgataaataagtATCTAATAAATGATCACTCaatggtgataaatgtgtcatatcTTATTTAGTAGGATAAAAGTGTAATAGTAATGcggtatatagaatttttcatgcaaaaataaagaaaatgtaaCAACTTGACCCATCGCATGTCAAGTTCCAAaaccttttattattattattattattattattattattattataaaataaatacagcGTATTGGGTTAAGTAGTGTGAATTTgtaaagtattttcttttttattcttctctttATAGACCtactatttttctaaaaataatgcTCCGAACTTTTACTTGTTTCATGCATGTTTCCATTTGTTTCGAGGAGAATATAATAGTTTTAGGacattttcagaaaaaaaaaaaaaaaaacattatcctTAGAAATTCAATTTGATCAATGGATTCTTTCTTTCGATGAAAAGACTCGGAGataatattaataagaataacACAGTACATAATCCAAAGGTTTTCTTGCACAAAGTAACCGACTAAATACCTTTTTTGTCACTTCAATCTTAACGTGActttagggaaaaaaattatcttcttTTTATATGTAACACCATATTTGATTGGAAATATGTCTTATTCTTATTGTGATAAAGCGATTTGGATTCTAAAAGCAtatgaatattattaataataagagCTGAGGATTTCTTTAAGCATCAAGAATCGTGCAGGTGAGTTTTCTCACTCTGGTAAGAAATAAAGGATCATGCAAATTGCCAATATTTGAAGGctttcatgatcatgatcatcatgatatCTTAGGAAAAGGCACATCTATGATCTTTATTGCAGCTGACTACTAATAGCCAACTATAATGCTTTATGATTGTGCCCATGGTTTATTAATGAACTTGtaactttctttaaaaaaatgaaaggtcACAATAGTAATTTAATGTAAGAGTAATACTGAATACAGTCATAAATTGtgtaaaaattatgtaatttttttgaaaaagaatgagattcactattaaaaatttaatttttttatacggatctcatatttattcaatttttttaaaaataattacgccATAATTTTCGACTACATTCTTAAAATCCTAGAGAAGGTGCTAACTAGGTTATGGGTAAGAAACTGTTTGGTGACCCAAAATAATAGAAAAGCACTTTGTCTTTATATGGACAGCTTTCAAAGCTATAGAATTTTGtttcattggtttttttttttttggctggtTTAGTGGCATTAGAAATGGAATAGTGACACTATTTGTTAACATTTTACCTAACACCTTTTGGACAATATAAAAATAGACCCAATGATGGGAATATATCGTATCTGTGTTCACTTGCttgcaaatgaaaaaaaaaaggttgggaAGATGAAAGCATTGATGGCAACATCTCTATTTGTTAAATCTATATGGTCTTATATTATTGGGCATGAAGAACACTCTAATTCATATCCCAAGTGATGTTTTccccctctttcttttttattttccatttttatgttgtttttgTCCTCTTTTCTTGCATTCATAGGGTGTTTCTTTTTTCAGCAAGAATGGCAAGTGAAGCTaacttctcctcctccttctccttctccttctccttcttcattttttttttttttttggtgttaatCAAGTTGAAGTAGGGCCTGAGCAAAGTGGTCTTCTCATCAAACCAACCACAAAAAGTCACTTGATACTTTATAAACCACAACTTGCCATGCCATCACCCATTTTGAGTTGACCTATGAATAATGGTTATGAAAGCTACATcgaaaaaagaaagatacaAAAAGGGGAGATGAAATGAGGTGGATATCATGTTTTGGGGGTTGTGTTGGGTATCTCATTGTTGGCTCTTTATTCCTACTCTGAGTTGAGTTAAGATATGCTTGATCTCATGGAAAAGATATGATAAAAGTGATTCAAATCAACTAAGTTTGGAGTCATCGAAAAGGAGAATTTTAGGCCCACGCTTAATTTTGTATGTTTCTAAACTTTAAATGCTTTGCTTCAATTCCTGTCCCTTGTATGTCTTCTCAATATCATTTTCACGTCTATCTGTCGTTTTCATTCTGTCCGTTGAGTACATTaaaatcaataaacaaaaactaaacTTTAACTTCAAACAAGACATTAATGTAAGGACTAATGTAAGGACCACACTAAAATTGaagttttgttttgattttgtctACTGAATTTTTCTTAGTATCAACCTACTTGGATCACCGAGCCGTTGCACGAGACCAGTcctgaaaagaataaaaaattctttttttaaaaaaaattatttattttttaatattcttaaatatttttttaaaaaaatcacaacattattaaaaaaaaatattttcttaatcactaaaaaaaaaattattgaaaatcaAAGGTATGCTACATTAGCATTTTTCTAGGATAAATTTGCTTGAGATAATTTGTCTTTTCCATGCTTGTAAAAAGTTTTTCCGATAAGGGTATGTTAAATCTGTCGGTTAAATACATCGTCTTGTCGGATTACATCACTCGATGTGATATATGATCTATGGGATTTTGTGGACCTAAACTAACCATTGTTTTGGGCTACAAATCTTTTTGGGGGTAAGCTTTGAGCTACGAATCAACGGCCCATATTCGCTACAAATCTTTTTGGGGTAAGCTTTGGGCTACGAATCAACGGCCCATATTCATTGGGTCTATTAATATGTATGCGTTTGGAGAGTGTTAGTTGTTATTTGAACCCAACACATGGTTGTGGGCTTTAAGTAATTTTAACATGTTGTCGATGGTTGGATTTATCATTTTCTTAGTCTTTTGTGAACAAACAGATATCAGTAATGCCTAGCCCAAGGTCAAGCCCAATCCCATCTAAATCTCAGTCATGGGTTAGACCCTTAATGGAAAGAGAGACGCTGCAGCGGTCCGGCTGATAAATCCATAAAAACATCCCTCCATTCACAATATGACACGTAGgcaaaaatacactaaaataatTAGAGCGCATCACATACAATCAATCCCCTTTAATTTCTCCATCACAAAATTATGTTTTCAGAAGTGAGAACTCTGGATTTTATTCTCCACCTTCAAGCACCGAGACTCCAACTTAATTTTCCAGCACCACCAAGACCGTCGTGACAAAGTGATGCTCAGTTCCACCGTCACCACCAAGACCTCCGGTGAAGACGAAACTTAGGTTAGACAATTTGACCCACACGGATTGAGCATCTCACCCACACGTCTGAGTTGTAGCACCGCCACACAATTTTCGCACCACCCCAGTTGACAAGACCCCAACATGCTTCCCACTTCTCCCCTCCTTACAACCTCAAGTCCAGTCAAGGTGATGACAACGCTGCCAATTTGGTCAGATTCACTTTTGGGTTTCCTTCCCCACTTGCAAAAGACAAGCACAGTTGGTTGTGAGGGATTCTTTAATGGAAAACATTTATTTCCATACTTTAAGCCCTACATTTCTATAAAGCAAGCATCAACATTTAAAGTAAAACTCTTGCgttgttttccttttctgaaaaattgatatttgaagatGAGGTGTGAAGGATTCTTTATTATAGAGGATAAAGATCAAATAGTGGGTACAATAATGATAAGAACACACAGAAGAAAGATCAAATAGTTGCTCTTTGGAGAGAAATACAGCATAGTTAATTAAACTTGCCTTGATATGAatgttggagagagagagagagagagagagagggctttTACCTTCTTGTGTTGCCGATCGGAAATCTAAGTATTTATTGCAGGtgaagaggagaagagaaaGGTTGAAGATGAAATATTATGCTCTAAGAAATCCTTCCGATGTTCCTTCGTCGGGGATGGAGTGCAAGAAGTGGAGGAGGAAGGCCTGCTATTATGATCGGGTGGGAGCAAATGTAGAATAAACTCATTAAATGGCCTACATGTCACCTTGTAAATGGGGGCTGTTATTATGGGTTTATCAGCCGGACCGCTCCATAGGTATTCTCGAAAAAACAAATGGGGGGAGAATCACTGCATACTTCAAttcaaaattgaaatattatcatcaaaGTCATATTATTGAAgttatctcttattttcattttaaaatatatattataatgtattTCAGGTTAAGTTCAAAATAGAAACATTAAGCAATATGATAcgattttatgttataaaataattataattttattatatcataaaaataatgacaaatactttgatatatgtatatataaataagaaaatgattCGTACAATGTACATTATTTGGATGAGTAAGTCCCAtacatttctttaaaaaaaaaagataaatataggACATACATAAAAAATCCTATTTTTTAATACTGGATCTTACTATTTTATAATAGAAGTGCTTATAGTTCACACACTATAAATCTATATCTGATATGGGAAATGATAGTGTGCCGCCTCAAGTCTACTgttcattaatttaattatttttacttaataattaaggaaataattttttattgtattaatatatttttttaattttttgaaaaaatatttaaatattttttcaaaaaagaaaaaaacaaaaaaaaaaatttctaaaattgtgCTAAGCTCCACGCCCAGTGGTCATTTCTGGGCGACAGCCTAGCATGACCCACCCAATATTACTCGTAtgaatatctataaaaaaataccctctaaatcttataaaaaaaattacaattcgaTATACTTAATTAAGCTaggtaaattattataattactgaaaaaataaaatcagaaaaatcTTGGGTTTGATTGTCAACAGCTAATCGAAATCTGATTGGTTGTTTACGTCAAGAGAATACGTGGTCTGATCCGCACTGAATAAAACTTTAGTGACCTGTTGGAAAACCCTAACGCTTATATCTTACCCCTCGCTTCTTTTAAGCCCCCCCCCAGCTATCTCCCTCAGCAGCCGCGCAGTGTCCTCTAGGCTCTCTCGTTCCATCCGAGTCTCTTCCCGCGGCTTCTTCGTATTCGGTGTGTTTTTTCTTCATTGATGTTCTTCTTATTCTGGGTGTTTGGTTCCCTTGATAGATAGACCCTGATCGTTGTACTATGAATTAGGTTACTCTATCTTTTGTCGTTAAACTTAGAAAAAGATTGAAATCGGGAATCTGAAAATTGGAACATACgaatgcttttgtttttgttacgAGGATTTTTATATGCTATGATTGGGATCCTTTTGTTCTTTTGTATTTTGCAGCAACTCAATATTGGGTAGTTGTTGTGCCTTTTAATCTTTGTCCCACGGGAAACCTGATTTGCAAATTCCGTTATATGCTACTGCAACCTGTTTTGTCAATGAGAAAACAAGGGACTGTTTTACTGTGAATtggggattttatttttttcttgtcttGTGAAGACTCTTGTCTTACTATTTCTCGGCAGCCTAAATGGAGGAGAAAGtggcctgtttatttgtttttctgattgttatgtcatttttattttttacgccACACAATTAGAAAATTCGGCTGTATGTGATGAATCTCAAACCCGggagttttttcttttcgtcACTCATATTCACATTCACCGAGCAAAAGATGAACTTTGTATTGCATTGTTGATAGGTAAATTCCTCGGCCTTTGAGTGAATGTAGTAACTGAGGAAGAAAGTTGTGAATCATATCACTAAATTGGCAACGTCTGGGGtatccaaaaataaaagcaaaaataaagtgGGAACTTATGGATGAAGAACTGGTGATCTTAAGGGTTTGAATTCGAATTAAAAATACGTTCTAGGATCGGTTATTTAGGCTTTTAGCTATGCTTTTGGAATGTTTATTTTGACATTGTGAATCAGCCCTGGATGTTTGAGTCGTCAATTACCCTTTTCTCTGTTTGTCACCTAGTTTCTCATCTTAGAAGGTATTCAGATATTTTGTCTTCAATTATTGTCTGTCTACTGGCAGGAACTGTTAAGTCTTTAAAATGGGTCGTGTTCGTACCAAGACTGTGAAGAAGTCCTCTCGCCAGGTGATTGAGAGGTACTACTCTAAGATGACCTTGGACTTCCACACAAACAAGAAGATCTTGGAGGAGGTCGCCATCATTCCCTCAAAGCGTCTTCGTAACAAGATTGCTGGCTTCTCTACCCACCTGATGAAGCGGATTCAGAAGGGCCCAGTTCGTGGCATCTCACTGAAGCTGCAAGAAGAAGAGCGTGAGCGTCGTATGGACTTTGTGCCTGATGAATCTGCCATCAAGACTGATGAAATTAAGGTTGATAAGGAGACACTCGACATGCTTGCTGCTCTTGGCATGTCTGATATCCCCGGGCTTGTTGAAGCTGAACTACAGCCTGTTATTCCTGCACAGGTGTTTGGTCGTGGTGGAGGTGGTGCTGGTGGACCTAGGAGGTACTGAGGTGGTTGAGTCTGTGATTTTAAGAACCAATATCTTAGTTTCTATTGAACcactggatttttttatttttattttttgggttaaaTTTGATGTTTTGATGCCAATGGCAAAGTGAACTGGTGTTAATTTTGGTTATGAATGGGGTGCTTAGATGTTTTCGAACTTGGAAGTTAGCACCCGCAGTTTAATTTACAGTTAGTTCCCTAGTCTCGTTCTCATTATGCTTACGTGTGAATGTTCTTGGGTTTGCTATTAAAGGACTTCTTTTTGCGGATGTGCATTTTAGATTAAATTGAAGTTTTGCTATATTTGGAAGAGGAACGTAGTTCTACTTCTCTTCACAAAGGAAAAATCAGGATGTAAGCGATTTTGTGCTCTAATACGTGcacttatttaatttgattcgTTAGAAAGtcagattttaatgaaaataatactaatttgaattttaaatataaaggcaGCAGCATTAATGTGCAGATTGATATACATATTTACTTTTAcctagcaaaactcttttacaAATGATGATGTTTGAAGTTATTTTAATTCGTGCTGCTACATTGGGCTCCGGGTACTTGGTTGAAGAAAAATGCATGGTTGCTCATGTATTTGCTTATGATTATCGGAAAGAAAAGTTCTATCATCAAGCATCAAAATTAATGTAGTGTATTTTGTCATTGGCATTGGTAGAGATGCTAAGATATTGGGAGAGATGCTGGGAATGGACTTGCAATTGCATCATATGTGTGGTTGATGATTGGGGAATGAGGGGCTCTACAGCCCCACACGGGGCATCCgtgctcttttcttttcttttttttttatttttttttttattttatatatatatatatatatttttaacatttttaaatataaaaaaattcacaacattattaaaaaatatatttttaattattaaataaaaaataaatttttaaaaaaattgtcagAATCCCCGTCGGCCTGTAAGAGCAGCATTTCTCTTGGGGAATGTACTTGGTGTATGCAAATTTATGTAACTAAGTACATTTTCTGCGTAGTCGGAAGAATGTATCCAAATAGCCATTATATATTCACAAGTCGGCGTAGAGAACAATTCATCTACATTATTTATGTGACAAgatttaatttctaatttttaaacttttttataaattaaattatgtcacctCAGCGTCTAATATATGTGCCGACTTCTAAATATACTTTTTCTGTACAATTAGCCCTCTTTTCGTTATTCCAAGTTGCTACCTAGCCTTCAAATTCtcgaacaaaaataaaaaaaacgagTTTCCCAATTAGTCCAAGGTGGCCCATTGCACGGCCTTAGAAAACCAAGGGCAAGTGAGAGAGAATAAACTTTTCACATATTTATAGTAAGAAAATGATACTACTTAAGTTTGCCTCTTTAATTTAActgtttatgtatttaatttatttattttttatttttttaatttactggttaagaaaatgactattaatatatcagtattatttttaattttttaaaaatgcttaaaaaatatttaaaagaaaagtcaagtaaaaaaagtataattttcACTGGAGGAACACCAAGTGGACAAACTTGGGTGGAATAGTAGCATTATCCTTTATATTATATCTTTTCAAAAATCTTTATTCGTACAAATACAATCTACACATTGACTGTGTCAGCTAAATGGTTGCCCGATTGTGTTTGGGTAGTGGAGTGATctattcattaaatattttatcattatcttTTACATGCTTTTtactactttttattattatttagtattttatcattacttttttattattatttacagatcatTTAATCACCTCACTACTCAAACATAGTCTAAATAGAGAAAAATAGGGAGTGCTTGAGAAGATAAAATTCTCATGCATGTGGAAATTTAACTGAAAAATCTCTTGCAAATTACGTGTCACCCCAAAAATCTTTATTCCTACAAATATAATGTACATAATAATTGCCAAAAATAAATGGTAGCCTGATTAATAAGGGGAAAATAGTAGAGGTGAAACAAAACCGAGGAAATTGTTCGAACCGAACTTGTAGGACGTTCTGATCTCCAGTGCATAACCGGTTTAATTGGTAACTCGATTAATTAGGAAAAAACAGGGAATGCCGGCCCTGAGGGTGTCATTAAGAAGGATAAGGATTCTCTCAAGTCTCAAATTATTACCAAAATGAGAAATTCTACCAAAATATATGCAAGGTTAGTCTTACGTCCAAAACTCCAAcagaaattgataaataaaaataatttatataatattatttttgtaaaaaaattcttataattataataataaataaattattattttttatatataatggtaTAAAAATGTCTCCCTATTAGATGTAATTAGTAATATCTGGGGGGCTCAAATTAATACAGTAGTACCTTTTAAGGCGAGCTCTCGCCGCAAAAAGTtttcacatatataaatatgaacttAATTGAACAGTGTGTACAGAAATTATGAAATACGTgtaaaatctataaattaaactcagcaCCCAGTGGAAATAATGTGGCCACTGATCATGATCTCATGTATTTACGATCTTCCAGTACATGAATATCCTACTAATTTATATTAGCTAGAAATATTAAGATAAGGACATGCATGCCAGGGCTAGCTGTTTCTAATCTGATCATGCGTTTTATGATAGGGATCAAACACACacgtatatataattaattatgaatatCATAGCTATCTAGGATATGGAATTTGACACATCAATATAGGACCTTGAATAGTTTCGTACGTAGGTTGTGTCTAGCACTATATAAACGCAGCGCATGATGATCGAAAGCTAGTATAGCTTCTTGTCTTTCTTATTCCATGGAGTTATTTCTGCTGATTAGCCTCCTTGTCTTTCTCCTCGTTGCTGCCGGGCAGGCAACTGCTGCACCGCCTGATGTTCCTTGGTCGCAAAACTACGCTATCTTATACGGACAAGATCATACCCAGTCTCTCAACCAAGGGAAAGAGATTCAGCTTTCCATTGACCAAGTTTCAGGTTAATCTTGATCTTCTAGTATCGTTTCGTACGTAATATGCAGCAATACATGAATTCGCGCGCGCATGCATGcgagtatatatatagatgcatgCGTCAGTTTGTGCGTGCATGCACTAATGATATCATAACTACGAAGCTATTGGCactgctatatatatagatatcgtGCATGTCTATGAAAATTATATGATGTATGTACGTATCAAGTTTATGAGTTTCATTAGTGTATGTGAGCTAGCTGTACACATGCACGTTGAGATGTCTAAATTAGGGAGAAAAGAAAACCTCGTGCATGCCTCTTTTTCTCTTAATTgcttaatttgtttttgtttttgtgcagGTTCTGGTTTTAGGTCTTTAAATACTTATGGTTCTGGATTTTTTAGCATGAGGATAATGCTCCCACCTGGGGATTCCACATCAATTATCACAACCTTCTACGTATACATGATATCGCGATCTATATGAATATTTGAATAAATTGGC includes:
- the LOC122292707 gene encoding 40S ribosomal protein S17-like, whose product is MGRVRTKTVKKSSRQVIERYYSKMTLDFHTNKKILEEVAIIPSKRLRNKIAGFSTHLMKRIQKGPVRGISLKLQEEERERRMDFVPDESAIKTDEIKVDKETLDMLAALGMSDIPGLVEAELQPVIPAQVFGRGGGGAGGPRRY